Below is a genomic region from Ammonifex degensii KC4.
GGGCGCTTCCGGGCTTCTTACCGGCCACTTAACGACAACATCATCAACGGCCGCATACGGGGGGTGGCGGCGGTGGTGGGCTGCTCCAACCCCCGGGTGCGCTTTGGCGACCTACACGCCACTTTAGTTCGCGAGCTCATCGCCAACGACGTGCTGGTTCTGGTGACAGGCTGCGCGGCCATCAACTGCGCCAAGGAGGGCTTGCTCATACCGGAGGCAGCCGAGATGGCCGGCTCGGGGCTGCGGGAGGTCTGCGAGGCAGTAGGTATGCCGCCGGTGCTCCACTGCGGCTCCTGCGTGGATAACAGTCGGCTCTTGATGGCCGCCACCGAAATCGTCAAGGAAGGAGGGTTGGGAGAGGACATATCGGAAGTACCGCTCTGCGGATGTGCCCCGGAGTGGATGAGCGAGAAGGCCATCGCCATAGGACAGTATTTCGTGGCCAGTGGGGTCACGGTCGGTTTCGGCGTGGCCTTCCCCACGACGGGAAGCGCGAAGCTTTCCGAGTTCGTTTTCGGCGGCATGAATGAGTATGTGGGTGCTCACTGGTTCCACGAGCCCGATCCGGTGGCCATGGCGCGCACCATCATCGCCCATATCGATGCCAAGCGCAAGGCGCTTGGCATCGACGTGGCCAAGGAGCGGGTACTCTACGACATGGATATGAGGAGGAAGCTCGAAATTGTCTAGGATAATTGCTGCGGCGGCTATAAGAGGAGCACACAAGATAGTATCCCGGGCGGAGGAGGCCCTGAAGGAGGCCCTGGCGAAGTACGGGCCGGATCATCCCGTCGCCTTTCCCAACACCGGCTATTACCTCCCGGTCATCTACGGCATCACCGGCATCGCCGTGGAAAAGATCGGGGACATGATCCCGGTGCTGGAGCAGGCCAAGGCTCTCTTGCCGCCGGAGCCCGAACCCAGACTGTGGCTTCCTTACCTCGGCCCGGCTTTGGATGCAGGCATGGCCACCCTCTTCGCCGATGAGATAATCGAGGCGCTTAAATACCTAGAGGATCCTCCTCCCTATACCATGACTTCCGCGCCGGTCAACGGCAACATCTGGCTGGGAGCGGCCGACGATGCTATCTTGCGCAAAAGGGGCATCGAGTTCGTGGACGGGACGGCGCCGGGATTTGCGGCCATTATAGGGGCAGCTCCCACCAACGAGATTGCGGTCAAGATCGCCCGGGAACTGCAGGAAAAAAGCCTTTACGTCTTCATGTCTGCTTCTACCGACGGCAAGAGCATGGCCGAGCAACTGGCCGAAGAAGGGGTGGAGCTCGGCTGGGAGACCAGACTAGTCCCCTTCGGCAAGGATATCACGGCCACGGTCTTCTCTTTGGGCTTTGCCACCCGCGTGGCCTTGTCCTTCGGTAACGTCAAGCCGGGGGACTTCCGGCGGGTGCTACTTTATAACAAGAACCGGGTCTTTGCCTTTGTCATCGCCCTGGGGCACGTCGACGACGAGAAGTACGCCCAGGCGGCGGGGGCTATCAACTTCGGCTTCCCCACCATCGCCGACACCGACATCCCCCAGATACTCCCCTACGGGATCTGTACCTACGAGCACGTAGTCTCCAACGTGTCCCACGACAAGATTGTGAGCCGGGCCATCGAGGTGCGGGGGCTCAAGATCACCGTTACCAAGGTACCGGTGCCAGTGGCCTACGGCCCTGCCTTCGAAGGGGAAAGCGTGCGCAAGGGAGACATGCACGTGGAGTTCGGCGGCCAGCGCACTCCTGCCTTTGAACTGGTGCGCATGCGGGAGGCCCACGAGGTGGAGGACGGGAAGATCGAGGTCATAGGCCCGGACGTGGACTCCGTGCCGGAGGGCGGGAGGCTGCCTTTGGGCATCGTGGTGGACGTCTACGGGCGCAAGATGCAGGAGGACTTCGAGCCGGTGATCGAGCGGCGCTTTCACTACTTCATCAACTACGCCCAAGGCGTGTGGCACATGGGCCAGCGGGACATCATCTGGGTGCGCATATCTAAGGCGGCCTTCAAGGCCGGTTTCCGGGTGCGGCACTTTGGTGATATACTGTACGCCAAAATCAAGTCGGAGTTCGCCAACGTTATCGACCGCGTCCAGGTGACCATCTACACCGACGAAGAGAAGGTTCTGGCCCTGCGCGAGGAGGCGCGGCAGGCCTACGCCCGGCGCGACGCCAGGCTCAAAGAGCTTAGCGACGAGGCGGTGGACACCTTCTACTCCTGCACCCTGTGCCAGACCTTCGCCCCCACCCACGTCTGCATCGTTCTGCCGGAGCGGGTGGGGCTGTGCGGGGCGGTGAGCTGGCTTGACGCCAAGGCTGCTTACGAGATCAACCCCCACGGCTGCAACCAGCCGGTGCCCAAGAAGGGGGTCATCGACGAGTGGAAGGGGCAGTGGGAGTCCTGCAACCAGTTCATCTACGAGCACTCGCGGGGGACCATCGAGCGGGTAAACTTCTACACCATCATGGAGTACCCCTTGACTTCCTGCGGGTGCTTTGAGGCCATCATGGTCATCCTGCCCGAGTGCAACGGCTTCATGATCGTCAACCGGGAGTACTCCGGCATGACCCCCTGCGGCATGACTTTCTCCACCCTGGCCGGCAGCGTGGGCGGCGGGGTGCAGACGCCGGGCTTCATGGGCATAGGCAAGGCTTACTTGGCCTCCAAGAAGTTCGTGCGCGCCGACGGGGGCTTAGCGCGGGTAGTCTGGATGCCGAAGGAGTTTAAAGAGCAGATGCGGCCGGTGCTGGAGGAGAGAGCCGAGGAGGAGGGCCTGGGGAGGGACTTCGTGGACAAAATCGCCGACGAAACCGTGGGGGTCACCACGGAGGAGATCCTTCCCTTCCTGGAGGAGAAAGGTCATCCGGCCCTGACCATGGATCCCCTCTTTTAAAAAGGAGGAGAAAGAGGAGCAATGGGGCTTACCGGTCTGGAGATTTACAAGCTTTTACCCAAAAAGAACTGCAAGGAGTGCGGCCAGCCTACCTGCCTGGCCTTCGCCATGCAGCTGGCCGCGGGTAAGGCCTCCATCGAGGCCTGCCCCTACGTGAGCGAGGAGGCCAAGGCGGCGCTGGGCGCGGCCTCTGCTCCCCCCATAGCGCTGGTGAAGATCGGCGTGGGCGACCGAGCTTTGGCCATAGGGGACGAGACCGTGCTCTTCCGCCACGACAAGCGCTTCGAGCACCCGCCCGGCTTGGCCATCCTGATCCCGGACGACGAGGGCGAGGAAAGGCTCAGGGAGCGGCTGGAAGCTTTCCAACGTCTTTGCTTCGACCGGGTGGGGCAGATCCACTGCGCCGACATGGTGGCGCTCGAGTGCCGCTCTGGTGACCCGGCCACCTTTGCGGCCGCCGTTAAGACCACCCTGGCGGCCACCGACTGGCCGCTGGTGCTCATAAGCGAAGATCCTGAAGTCCAGCGGGCGGCTTTAGAGGTAGCCAAGGAGCGCCGGCCTTTGATCTATGCTGCTACCCGGGACAACTGGGAGAAGTTCGCTGCCCTGGCCAAAGAGTTTGACGTGCCCCTGGCAGTGAGGGGGGAGAACCTGGCCAGCCTGGTCGAACTGGTCAACCAGGTTACCGGTGCCGGGGTATCGGCACTGGTGCTGGATTCGGGGGCCCGCCAGCCCAACCAGGTGCTGGCCGACCAGACGCAAATTAGGAGGCAGGCGCTCAAGCGCTTCCGCCCCTTTGGCTTCCCCACCATCACCTTCGCCACCGACCCGGACCCGGCCACCCGGGTTATGGAGGCGGCTCTTTACATTGCCAAGTACGCCGGCATCGTGGTCTTCGCCTCCGACGACCCGGCCGAGGTCCTGCCGCTGGTAACCTTGCGGCTCAACATCTACACCGACCCGCAGAAGCCTATTGCGGTGGAGCCCAAGGTTTACGAGATAGGCGCGGTCACACCCCATTCCCCCGTCTTCGTCACCACCAACTTCTCCCTCACCTACTTCTGCGTGGCGTCGGACGTGGAGGCTTCCCGCGTGCCTTCTTACATCCTGACGGTAGACACCGACGGCACCTCGGTTCTCACCGCCTGGGCGGCCGGGAAGTTCACCCCGGAGAAGATAGCTCAGGCGTTAAAAGAGAGCGGTATCGCCGAGAAGGTGGCCCACCGCAAGGTCATCATACCGGGCGGGGTGGCGGTGCTCAGCGGCAAGCTCCAGGAGCTTTCCGGCTGGGAGGTGCTGGTGGGACCGCGCGAGTCTTCGGGCATCCCTGCCTTCCTCAAGCAGTACTGGCAGAACAACTAAGGGGGCCTCGATAGTGCCTAGGGTTCGCTTCCTCCCCGAAGGGATAACGGTGGAAGTGCCGCTCGGGAACACCCTTTTGCAGGCGGCGGCGCGGGCGGGCATCGTCCTCGAGGGAGCCTGCGGCGGAGAAGGGGTGTGCGGCCGCTGCCGGGTGCAGGTCCAGGAGGGAAAGGTAACTTCCCCTCCCAATCCCCGCCTTTCGCTGCAGGAGAGGCAAGAAGGGTGGGTGCTGGCCTGCCAGGCAGTTCCCGAAGGGGAAGTGGCGGTTTTCGTGCCGGAGAGTTCCGTCTTTACCGCCCACCGGGTGCTGAAGGCGGAGGAAAGCTTGACTTTGCAGACCAAGGAGCCCTTGTGGTGGGAGGAGAAGCTGACCCTTCCCCCGCCCACCCTAGAGGACAACACCGACGACTGGGGCCGGCTGAGTTGGGCCTTGCAGCAAAGGGGTATTGCCCCCCTCTGGCCCAGCCGGCATTTGCTGGCGGAGCTCCCGCGGACCTTACGGGCGGCCGACTGGCAAGTGAAAGTGGAACTGGCTTTTCTCGATAAAGCTTTATATGAGCTTCAGGGGATAAAGCCGGCGGGAAGGGGGGAAGGAACCTGGGGGGTGGCGGTGGACCTGGGCACTACTACGGTGGCAGCGGAGCTTGTAGATCTGGCCACCGGCCAAGTGGTGGCCACGGCCGGGACCTACAACCGCCAGGCGGCCTTCGGGGACGACGTGATCTCTCGCATAGTTTATGCCACCGAGACCCCCAGAGGTCGGGAGGAGTTGCAGCAGGCCATCCTGGAGACGGTGAACGGGCTTATAGACGAGCTCTGCCGGGAAGCGGGCATAAGCTTTAAGGACATAAGGGCGGTGGTGGGGGCGGGTAACACTACCATGGTCCACCTCTTGCTCAACCTGGACCCCACCTACATCCGGCTGGAGCCCTACGTTCCCGCCGCCAACGCGCCCCCGCCGGTGAAGGCGGCAAAATTGGGCTTAAAGGCCCATCCGGAGGCCTGGGTATACCTGGTGCCGGGGGTGGCCAGCTACGTAGGCGGGGACGTGGTGGCCGGGGTGAAGGTCACCGGGGTAGGGGAGGAAGAGGAGCTCACCCTTTTCCTGGACATCGGCACCAACGGGGAGATGGTGCTGGGGAACCGGGAGTGGCTCATGGCCTGCGCCTGCTCGGCCGGACCGGCCTTCGAGGGGAGCGGCATTACCTGCGGCATGCGGGCGGTGGCCGGAGCCATAGAGGAAGTGGAGGTCTCTCCCGGCGGGGAGGAAGTTTTTTACCGAACGGTGGACGGGAAGAAACCTTTAGGCATCTGCGGCTCGGGGCTCATAAGCCTCCTCTCATCGCTTTTACGGGCGGGGGTCATAGACCGCAGCGGCCGCTTCGTTGAAGGGCTTGACACTCCCAGACTGCGCGAAGGGGAGGAAGGGAAGGAGTTCGTCCTGGTCTGGGGGGAAAGCACCGGGCACGGCCGGGACATCTACGTCACCCAGGGGGACCTGCAAAACCTCCTGCGGGCCAAGGCGGCCATCTTTGCTGGCCTGCGCACCCTGCTTAGTCTGGTGGGGCTGGAAGCGGCGTCGCTGGAGCGCGTCTACATCGCCGGGGGTTTTGGCCGCTTCATCGACGTGGAAGATGCGATCGGTATCGGCATGCTGCCCGATCTTCCCCGAGAAAGGTATGCCTATGTAGGAAATACCTCCCTCAAAGGGGCCAGGCTTTGCCTGCTTTCCCGCCGGGCCTGGCAGGAGACGGCAGAGCTGGCCCGCCGGATAACCTACGTGGAGCTGAGCGTGGGAAATCTTTTCATGGAAGAGTTCATGGCGGCCCTTTTCCTGCCGCACACCAACGCCGATCTCTTTCCTTCGGTGAAAGGAGCGTAATAAGTTTTGTTTTTGGCCGTAGCCGGAAAAGGGGGAACCGGAAAGACCACCTTCGTAGCCTTGACGGTCAAGCACCTTTTGGCGGCGGGCAAGCGCCCCATCCTGGCGGTGGACGCCGACCCCAACGCCAACCTGGCGCAGGCGCTGGGGATGGAGCCCCCTCCTTCCATCGCCTCCATCATGCAGGCGGTGGCCGAGGACCGGGAGCAGATCCCCCCCGGCATGAGCAAGGACCAGTTCGTGGCCTACCGCCTCCACCAGTCGCTGGAGGAAGGGAAGGATGTGGACCTCCTGGTGATGGGGGGGCCGGAGGGACCAGGGTGCTACTGCTACGTCAACCACTTGCTACGCACCCAACTCAAGAAGATGGCGGCTAACTACCCTTACGTGGTGATGGACAACGAGGCGGGGCTGGAGCACCTCAGCCGCCGTACCACCCAGAACGTGGACTTTTTCTTTATTATTTCCGATGCCACCGTCAAGGGGATCCGCTCGGCGGCCCGCATAAGCGAACTGGCCCGCAGCCTGAAGCTTCAGGTCGGCCAGGAGTACCTGGTGATAAACCGCGTGCGCCCCGGTGATCTCGACGTGCTTCTGCCGGAGGTGGAGAAGACAGGGCTCACCTTAGCCGGGACCGTTCCGGCCGATCCCCTGGTGGCAGAGTACGACCTTTACTGCCGGCCGCTTCTGGAGCTGCCCGACGAAGCGCCGGCGGTACAGGCGGTAAAGGAAATCCTTAAGCGCACGGGCATTCTTTGAGTAACGGAGGGAGAGGCAGATGACGTTTACCGTAGTCAAAGAGCGCTGGAGGGGAAAGATCCTGGAGACCACTCTGGGCACCGGCCCCCGACAGGTGAAGGTGGGGGGAGAGACCACCCTTCCTTTCCTGCACTTCGAGGGAGAGATCCCCAACCGTCCGGTGGTGGCCCTGGAGATATGGGACATGGCGCCGGAGGACTGGCCCGAGTGCCTGACCGAGTGCTACGCCGACGTGCTACACGACCCGGCGGCCTGGGCTAAGCTGTGCGTGGAGTACGGGGCTGATCTTGTGGCCCTACGTCTCAACCGTACCCATCCCGACCGGGGTGACGCCTCGCCGGAGGAGGCGGCGGCCGTAGCCCAGGCGGTGGCCGAGGCGATAGATGTTCCCCTTATTGTGTTGGGTTGCGATGTGGAGGAGAAGGACGCGGCCGTTTTACCGGAAGTGGCCAACGCCCTTAAAGGA
It encodes:
- the acsB gene encoding acetyl-CoA decarbonylase/synthase complex subunit alpha/beta — translated: MSRIIAAAAIRGAHKIVSRAEEALKEALAKYGPDHPVAFPNTGYYLPVIYGITGIAVEKIGDMIPVLEQAKALLPPEPEPRLWLPYLGPALDAGMATLFADEIIEALKYLEDPPPYTMTSAPVNGNIWLGAADDAILRKRGIEFVDGTAPGFAAIIGAAPTNEIAVKIARELQEKSLYVFMSASTDGKSMAEQLAEEGVELGWETRLVPFGKDITATVFSLGFATRVALSFGNVKPGDFRRVLLYNKNRVFAFVIALGHVDDEKYAQAAGAINFGFPTIADTDIPQILPYGICTYEHVVSNVSHDKIVSRAIEVRGLKITVTKVPVPVAYGPAFEGESVRKGDMHVEFGGQRTPAFELVRMREAHEVEDGKIEVIGPDVDSVPEGGRLPLGIVVDVYGRKMQEDFEPVIERRFHYFINYAQGVWHMGQRDIIWVRISKAAFKAGFRVRHFGDILYAKIKSEFANVIDRVQVTIYTDEEKVLALREEARQAYARRDARLKELSDEAVDTFYSCTLCQTFAPTHVCIVLPERVGLCGAVSWLDAKAAYEINPHGCNQPVPKKGVIDEWKGQWESCNQFIYEHSRGTIERVNFYTIMEYPLTSCGCFEAIMVILPECNGFMIVNREYSGMTPCGMTFSTLAGSVGGGVQTPGFMGIGKAYLASKKFVRADGGLARVVWMPKEFKEQMRPVLEERAEEEGLGRDFVDKIADETVGVTTEEILPFLEEKGHPALTMDPLF
- the acsC gene encoding acetyl-CoA decarbonylase/synthase complex subunit gamma: MGLTGLEIYKLLPKKNCKECGQPTCLAFAMQLAAGKASIEACPYVSEEAKAALGAASAPPIALVKIGVGDRALAIGDETVLFRHDKRFEHPPGLAILIPDDEGEERLRERLEAFQRLCFDRVGQIHCADMVALECRSGDPATFAAAVKTTLAATDWPLVLISEDPEVQRAALEVAKERRPLIYAATRDNWEKFAALAKEFDVPLAVRGENLASLVELVNQVTGAGVSALVLDSGARQPNQVLADQTQIRRQALKRFRPFGFPTITFATDPDPATRVMEAALYIAKYAGIVVFASDDPAEVLPLVTLRLNIYTDPQKPIAVEPKVYEIGAVTPHSPVFVTTNFSLTYFCVASDVEASRVPSYILTVDTDGTSVLTAWAAGKFTPEKIAQALKESGIAEKVAHRKVIIPGGVAVLSGKLQELSGWEVLVGPRESSGIPAFLKQYWQNN
- a CDS encoding ASKHA domain-containing protein, translating into MPRVRFLPEGITVEVPLGNTLLQAAARAGIVLEGACGGEGVCGRCRVQVQEGKVTSPPNPRLSLQERQEGWVLACQAVPEGEVAVFVPESSVFTAHRVLKAEESLTLQTKEPLWWEEKLTLPPPTLEDNTDDWGRLSWALQQRGIAPLWPSRHLLAELPRTLRAADWQVKVELAFLDKALYELQGIKPAGRGEGTWGVAVDLGTTTVAAELVDLATGQVVATAGTYNRQAAFGDDVISRIVYATETPRGREELQQAILETVNGLIDELCREAGISFKDIRAVVGAGNTTMVHLLLNLDPTYIRLEPYVPAANAPPPVKAAKLGLKAHPEAWVYLVPGVASYVGGDVVAGVKVTGVGEEEELTLFLDIGTNGEMVLGNREWLMACACSAGPAFEGSGITCGMRAVAGAIEEVEVSPGGEEVFYRTVDGKKPLGICGSGLISLLSSLLRAGVIDRSGRFVEGLDTPRLREGEEGKEFVLVWGESTGHGRDIYVTQGDLQNLLRAKAAIFAGLRTLLSLVGLEAASLERVYIAGGFGRFIDVEDAIGIGMLPDLPRERYAYVGNTSLKGARLCLLSRRAWQETAELARRITYVELSVGNLFMEEFMAALFLPHTNADLFPSVKGA
- a CDS encoding AAA family ATPase, whose product is MFLAVAGKGGTGKTTFVALTVKHLLAAGKRPILAVDADPNANLAQALGMEPPPSIASIMQAVAEDREQIPPGMSKDQFVAYRLHQSLEEGKDVDLLVMGGPEGPGCYCYVNHLLRTQLKKMAANYPYVVMDNEAGLEHLSRRTTQNVDFFFIISDATVKGIRSAARISELARSLKLQVGQEYLVINRVRPGDLDVLLPEVEKTGLTLAGTVPADPLVAEYDLYCRPLLELPDEAPAVQAVKEILKRTGIL